The Streptomyces sp. NBC_00335 DNA window CCGAGATGGCGATGTCGCCCGACGAGGTCCGTACGGCGAGCCGGGCGGTCGCGGACGGGTCCGCGGGGACGGTGATCTCGCGCTCGCCGGAGGTGGTGGAGATGTCGAGGGCGTACGGGGCCGCGGGAACCTTCACCTTGGCGTCGCCCGAGCTGGTCTTGACGGCGACCGAGGACGGCGTCTTCGCGAAGGCCAGGCGGACGTCGCCGGAGTCGGAACGGGCGTCCGCGTCCGGGCCGGCGAGCTCCTCGGCGGCGATCGAACCCGAGGACGTAGTGACCTTCAGCGGGCCCGCGATCCGGTCCGCCCGAACCGATCCGGAGGAGGTCCTGACGGTGGCGGCGGCCACCCCCGCCACCGTGACGCGACCACTGCTGCTCCCGGCCGTGACCGTGGCGGAGGCCGGCACCTCCAGCCGGTAGTCGACGGAACAGCGGCCGGAGCAATTGCCGTTGGTCAGGGTCAGTACGCCGTCGGAGAGCCGCTGGGCGGGCTCGGGCACGGTGTCGCCGCGGTAATGGACGGTACGGCGGACGGTGACGCCCGGGCCTGAACCGGCGACCACCTCGATGGATCCGCTGCCGGCGTCCGACACGTCGACCGCGGTGACGGCCCCGGCCACCGTGGCATCGGCGCTCGCCGTCTTCTCCGGGCCCCCGCGGGAGACGAGCGTGCCCACGGAGCAGCCCGTCAGCAGGAGTCCCGCGGCGAGGGCCGCGGCGCCGTACCCGGCGGCGGTCGTGAAGGTGACGGTGGCCCTGGTACCGCGCGTACGCGTCTTCGTGGTCATACCGTCGATCGTGCCCGCGCGGTGGCCGCGGGGGCATGGTGCACGTGCCCGGATCCTGGGTGGGGTTAACCCCCCGACGAGCGGGGCGGCCTGGGGGGCGTCCGCACAGTAGCGCCGTGCGCGTCGCGAGGCGGGCGGGACTTTGCGGACACGCCCTGGGTGTCTTGCCGATCAGCCCGGATCAGGGAGCGGTGTCTGACGCGCGCGATCGCAAGGCGGACGAGGGAGTCGACGCGACTGGAGCCCCCCCTGCTCGAACGAAGCCGAGAGCGTGGGGAAGTCGGCGAGTGACGACAACACGGCGAGCCTACGCGGCAGGCGCCGCGAGCCCGGCCTGATCGGCAAGACGCCCCCTAGCTCCCCCGCACGACCGGCCTGTCCGGGGACGGCATGCCCCACTCACTCCAAGAGCCGTCGTACACCGCGAGGTTCTCGTACCCGGCGAGGTCCGCGCCGAGCGCGAGCACGCAGGCCGTGACCCCGGAGCCGCAGCTGAAGTACAGCCGCTCCCGCTCCCCCGCTGCCGCCCCGAAGGCCGCGCGGAGTTCGGCGGCGGGGCGCATCAGCCCATCGGGGCGCTGCAGTTCCCCGAAGGGGAGGCTGACCGCGCCCGGCATGTGGCCCCCGCGCAGGCCCGGGCGGGGTTCGGGGGCGGTTCCGGCGAAGCGTTCGCGGGTCCGGGCGTCGAGCACCGCGGCGGCCGGATCGGACAAGGCCGCCGACACGGTGGCCGCGTCGACCACCAGCCCGGCGCGGGGCCGGGCCGCGAAGGAGCCGCGCGGGCCCTCGTACCCCGGCGGGCGCTCCTCCACCGGCCGGCCCGCGGCGACCCAGGCGGGCAGCCCGCCGTCGAGGACGGCGACCCGGTCGAAGCCCATGGCGCGCAGCATCCACCAGGCGCGGGCGCTGGAGTAGATCCCGGCGCCGTCGTACGCGACGACCGTGCCGCCGTCGTCGACACCGAGGGCGCGCATCGCCTCGGCGAAGGCGGCGGGTCCGGGCATGGTGTGCGGGGCGGCGGCGGTGTGGTCGGACAGCGCGCCGTCGAGGTCGAAGGGACGGGCCCCCGGAATCCGCCGGTCCGCGTCGCGGTGCGCCCCGACGGAGGCGTCGAAGACGACGAGCCCGGGTATACCGAGGCGCTCCGCGAGCCAGTCGCCATCAACGAGGGGACCGGGCGGCACGAGGGAGCGGGATCGGGAACGGGCTGTGTCCATACGGCACCTCCGGCAGAAGTCGGCGGGTCACCCGGGCAAGATCGACGACCCGCCGCCCATCCTCCCCTCCCCCACCCCACTTCCTGCGAACGCATCCGCTTCGGGCACGCATTACCCGCCACGGGCCTGCCAGATCCAGCCCCGCCGACGTTCAATGCACCCGCCTTGGGGCGCGTTGCCCGCGGCGGACCTGCCCCATCCAGCCCCGCCGGCCCTTGACGCGCGAGGTCCGGGGCGAAGCCCCGGGTCCTACGAGGCCGACGAACCGCCGCCCATCCCCCGTGCACGTGACCGGCGGGGCTCGGCAAATCCAGCCTCGCCGGCGTTTGAGGCGCGGGGTCCGGGGCGGAGCCTCGGGTCTTTCGGGTCCGGGGCAACCCGGGGAACGGTGGAAGGGCGGGTAGGGGACCCCGCGCAGCGGCTCCGGGGCGCGCCCGCGCCGCCCGGGAAGAACCGGCGCGGCGGTACCGGGAGCCGCGCCGGACGGCCCGGGCTCCGGGCCGGGGGCGTGCGCGACCGGTAGGCGCAGGTCCCGCGGAGCACAGACGCGGCCCGCCGGGAGCTAAGGGCAGCCGCCCGGCCGGGCGAAGAGGGCCACGCGGGCACCACGCACACCCGTCACGGAGCACAGGTCGAAGGAGGAGACGAGCATCTGACGTTTCACCGCCTCCGCCGGGTAGCCGTCCACCGGCTGCCCCACCGGGTCGAGCAGCGCGACCACCCGCTCGACGGCCGGATCCAGCAGGGCCGCCTGGATCTCCTCCGGAGTCCGCTCCACGCCCTGCAGGCTCCGCGAAGCTGCCGGGGTCCGGGACAGCGCGAGGTCGCGGAGGGGTCCGTAGGTCTCCGGCG harbors:
- a CDS encoding sulfurtransferase; amino-acid sequence: MDTARSRSRSLVPPGPLVDGDWLAERLGIPGLVVFDASVGAHRDADRRIPGARPFDLDGALSDHTAAAPHTMPGPAAFAEAMRALGVDDGGTVVAYDGAGIYSSARAWWMLRAMGFDRVAVLDGGLPAWVAAGRPVEERPPGYEGPRGSFAARPRAGLVVDAATVSAALSDPAAAVLDARTRERFAGTAPEPRPGLRGGHMPGAVSLPFGELQRPDGLMRPAAELRAAFGAAAGERERLYFSCGSGVTACVLALGADLAGYENLAVYDGSWSEWGMPSPDRPVVRGS
- a CDS encoding DUF4097 family beta strand repeat-containing protein, which gives rise to MTTKTRTRGTRATVTFTTAAGYGAAALAAGLLLTGCSVGTLVSRGGPEKTASADATVAGAVTAVDVSDAGSGSIEVVAGSGPGVTVRRTVHYRGDTVPEPAQRLSDGVLTLTNGNCSGRCSVDYRLEVPASATVTAGSSSGRVTVAGVAAATVRTSSGSVRADRIAGPLKVTTSSGSIAAEELAGPDADARSDSGDVRLAFAKTPSSVAVKTSSGDAKVKVPAAPYALDISTTSGEREITVPADPSATARLAVRTSSGDIAISAA